The following DNA comes from Alosa alosa isolate M-15738 ecotype Scorff River chromosome 13, AALO_Geno_1.1, whole genome shotgun sequence.
ATTGAGAGTAACTGCATCTCTAAAAGAACACTGCACTGGGCAGCTATTGTTTTTAAAGTGTCGTGTTGTCAGATGTTGTCTCAGATGATGCAATGGCTAGCAAACTAATACAATATTGAATACAAACTAATACAAAACTAAACCAAAAAGTACTGAATTTTAAATTAAAGTTAAATTGAAGTTAAATCATGATTATGGCTTCATAACCTCTTAGTTTTTGTATACTGCTATGAAATACCAAAGCTTCAACCCTCTTTGCTAATACCTCCGTTGTCTTGAGTTGTGTTATGCTAACATGCCTCCTTCTCTCCTGCTCCCAGTTCTGGATGACCAGCAGAATGTGCGGCCCATTAAGGAGCTCCTGCAGACCCTCTATGTGTCCCTGTGTGGCCTGGTCCAAGACATGGGCAAGTCGGTGCTGGTGGGCAACATCAATATCTGGGTGCACCGCATGGAGAACATCCTGCAGTGGCAACAACAGCTGGACAACATTCAGATCAACAGGGTGAGTGCCAAAGCTCAGAGAGGCCCCTGGCACGAAGCAGAAGCTTCCTCGGGGCACGCAGAGTTTGGGTGCCATAGCCATGGAGCATGGGTCACCCTACTTTAATGGCATACTTTCACTGGTGTTTTAAAGTAGGAATAAATATTTTTAGCGACTTCTCAGTCATGCATTATAGAAGTACAGTATATTCTATCTGTTTATATAATTACTGTATGAAGGAAAAGAAAAGCTCTCGATCTCTCTTAACCATCAAACACTTCACCAGCCACAGCAGATGATTTGAAACTCTTGACTGAATACTATAATTTGTCTCCCCCTCCAGCCAACCACTACAGGGATGACCCTGACTGACCTTCCTACCAGCCTCCAGCTCGACATCATGCGGCGCCTCTCCGACGGGCGTGACATCGTCAGCCTCGGCCAGGTGTGCCCGGACCTCGGGGTGATGTCAGAGGACCGGCTGCTGTGGAAGAACCTGTGCCAGTACCACTTCACAGACCGACAGGTAAGATCCCCCCGGAGCTGGGCTGGTGGGTTAGTCCCGCCATTGAAACACACTCGTGCGAGAGAGCATTTCAGGTCTGAGCGCCTTTCCATCCAGCCAACTCAAGCTCCATTAACTCCAGATGTTTGGGAGCATAGTTCTGGAGCTATCCAAACAAGCCAGAGCTATTTGATGCTATTTACCGCTTTGAGGTTGGAAGATGTCGTCAGCTGTAGACTATTCTGCTTTCAGATTTTACCTGACCCGTTAATGCGAGTTTGATCTTTTAGAACAGCTTCTGTTGTTGGATCGCAATTTTAATTTCCTCTCTTGTGCTCTGTGCAGATCCGCAAGCGTCTAATGGTGTCTGATAAAGGCCACCTAGAATGGAAGAAGATGTATTTCAAGATGAGCAGGTGCTACCCTCACAAGGAGCAGTACAGCGACACCCTGCAGTTCTGCACACACTGCCACATCCTCTTCTGGAAGGTGAGAATTTCACACGCGTGACACACATTCAGACCAGCCATCTCAACTCCCGGTTCACTTCACATGCGTGATTCTGCTGTAACGGTAGCAAACTCATGCAGGCAAACTGACTTTCTGCTGCTAAACTAGCATCTGCTTATTTTGAGCAAAATAGTAAGTCGGGGAAATGTGCAGCAGTCCATTAACTTTagcgttgtttttgttgttgttttaatttTATTCCCAGGACACAGACCACCCATGCACAGCCAACAATGCAGAGAGCTGCTGCGTTCCAGTATCTCCGCAGGGCTTCATCAATCTCTTCAAGTTCTGAGGGGGAAGTCTGCCATCAGCATGTGTATATATTGTCAATAGTGCAATGGATTCCTGGATGCCTTGAGACTGGGTAGGGGAAAAGGCCTGGATgggtgaggggagggggggggggtggacagatgtattataatttatgttttCACTGGTGGGAAGAGAGACATGAGATACAGTGAATGTGAAATAGAACGATAAGAGAATGTATCACTTGGAAGATGCAATTTTGTCTTGGAGATATTTTGTGTTGATACCACAGTATCTTCCTCAACAAGTGGAATTTATGGACTAACCAAGAAGTGATTTTCCTTTGCCGTAACTTCAAGAAGTGATTTAATTGAATGGAATCAGGTGTTTTAGTCAACAAATACTTGAGTAACAGATCGTTTCCAGATATTCTGAAAGGAAAGTGTGGTTTTGAAGTCAGAATaagcatgatgtgtgtgtgtgtgtctgtaagagaAAATAGGTGTGTTTACCAAAAAAGGGCCTTGTAATATGATGCGTGCAATACTTTTCTAATTtacttttgtgtttttcttttttcacttttatactTTTCTTATTGAGTATGAATGTGTTAATTTGTTGGGAATGACAGGAGTTCTTGTACACTGTTAAATAACAGATTCACTAAGTGCCTGAAAGTATCGCAGATAATCCTGAGAAATTCCATTTTTTGTTGGTTTTATAAGCAAGTTCTAAAAACTATGACTATGACAACTTTGAGATCTTGGCTGACGCACCATCCTCCTTATTAGGAATATCTATAGAGAGCATATTTACAACTTAATGGTTGGCAAAGTCTTGGTGGCCACATGCATGATGCAGAATTATACCCCAAATCGTTTCTGTTTTCTCGTTGTTATTAACTGAACAGTATTACGTGGTATAAAAGCAAAACTTAATTATAGATGGCAACTGCATTAATGCACAGGAGTTTCCTTAAATATGCAATGAGAAATTACTAAAGAGTGTCATGGGGGctatttgtgaaataaattattTGAAAACATTCAATTCTGTGTTCTTTTGTCTGCAGTTGAAATTGGACTTGTATCCAACTACTAAGCACTTCATCTTCAGGCCAAACATGTTGGCATAGAACTGAAGTGACTACAGTGTTTACTGAAGAGTTGCAGCTACTTGCACAATTCAACCTTGACTCTTCTGCCCTCTACTGGGGGAGAGCAATGAATATTCCTCTCCAATGATACAAAGTTTAGCATCAAATACAGGGTTTAAGGTTACAAGGATAAAAAATGTCTCATATTGCTTTGACCATAGCAGGTTTCTATCCTGGAAAAAGGTGAAACGATGTTACTGACAAGATGAGGCAGAGAGCTTTTAGAGGTTTTTGCTTTACTGTCAGAAGTTTTTTCAAAAACAGCAGTCATTTCATTAACCAGTTTCAACATTGGTTTTAATAAAGAACAGTTCAGTGTTTcaacataaatataaaatatcaaACATATATTAAGACTTAGTGCCATTCAGAATCAACACAAAGTAAACATAAACATTTCAGTAGCAATAACTGTACCACTAGCTTCTAACCATAACTGTGCATAGCAtgtaaacaaaaataaagtgCTAATCCTCTGTGTTTTAAGGACTATAGACAGCATATTGGCAAATAAATAGTTGAAGATGGAAAGTTCTTTGATCTAAATTTAGCAGTTTCCATTAACATTAGTtctgaaagtgcaaacacaTTTACTTCACATTAGTAAAAAGGAGACATTCTGACCATTTAGATGATGGACATCAGCACCAAATGGGTGAATCTGGATAGTAGTGTAAGAGACCAGGCTCTGTGTCTGTATCGCTCACTGAGAGGCTAAAGGCGCGAGGGACGTtctaaccaaagattctagaacagagctctagaatctttggttctaACCGCTGGTTTGACAAAACACTTCATCCTGCTGCTGTGCCGTCTCTAGCTGCCTGCTTTGTGCTACACTAGCAGCCGTTCCCTATAGGCTCCACAACGCACCAGACTGCATGGCTTGAAGAAAACCATTAATATAACAGAAACACCACTCCTAAATAGCACTGAAGTGTGATTCATTTACCTGACCATTAAACAACAGAAGAGCCCACAGGTTCAAATCACAAGATTTTTTAATAGTAAATTCTGTTCTGAGCACACAAAATGTACCAGTGCTCTATCAATACCCAGTGATTCTGAACTTCCACTGTTTCATTTACACAAATGCGATGGCATATCTTCCAAGTGATTCAAATTCATATCAGATTAGGTACAAAGAATTTGATCATCATCTACCTTGGTGTATGGGTCCATTCTAGTGCACCAATGGCACTGCTTTGAGTCTGAAATGGCCACACAGATAAGACAGGTTTGTATTAGACTTCAAAATGGCTGGATGTGTCTTGGTCAGAACGATCCAATGTTGCTACATACTGTTCCATATTAATTTTGTCACTTCACAGCACAATGATCGCATACCTCTTCatgaaaataaacttcagaatgCATTCTCTGAATAGCTAAGATATCTAATGCATAGCCTGATTACTTTATGGCTGCAATCTGCAATTTGATATGAAATTTGGAAGTCTGAAATGAGGCTAAATCAAATAAAAACCAATAGCAATGATAGCAATGACGGCATGGTCAAAACCAATACAACATTTGGCTAATGTGGCATGCATAGCTGTTCAGAAGTGGCAAAAAGTCCCTTTAAAATCTGACGAAAGCCAGAGATGTAACAGGAAGTCCATTATGAATAGAAACTGACTTTGTGTCAGTGCTGAAGAAAACCATTGTGCTGCACAATGTatcagcaaagattctagaacagagctctgttctagaatctttggtatcaGTAACTATTCTGAAAATCATGCCCACAAAATATCAGAGAACATCCTGGAAtgtacctttaaaaaaaaaaaaaaaaaagagatgtaTCAGTGATTTCATTTGAAATtcccaatgtttttttttaaagaactgTGATCCACGATGCTCATAACATCAGGCTGCAGCGTCTGTGGTTCAAATATGGCCTACTGCCCCCTCTGCCACTCCCTGAAGGTGGAATCTGGTAAAAATCATCTCCATGGGACTGAAgtggcactcacacactcaagtcCAGTGTCCATGAGCTCCACAGGTTTACTCGGAGTGTGCTTCTGCAGAACTGAGGCAAGTTACAGTCGGTTAGGCTAGCTGTGGTATCTGGAGGTGCTTCTGTCCTTCTGCTAATGTTGAGGTTCCTTGGCTTCTGGTGGACGTGGTTAAGGCtctgaaggcacacacacaagggaacacacacaaacacacatacacacacacacacacacccaaacacacaaatggTTATTTTGCAGGCAAATGAAGGAAGTAGGAAGACAGagaatacacaaatacaaaaactacacacacatacacactcacagacatacacacacacactcataaccaCAATATATTATATGTATACAGTCAAATCAAGAAAAGATCTCATGTCTATATGCAAAGTGAAGTCAAGTTCAAAATTAGAATTTCAGTTACCCATGTCTAGCACAGGTCACATAGAGGAACTTTCTCCCGTTCTGAATTTTGAATGATCCACTCAATTGCATCCCAGCCCTACAGCAAACACAAAAAGCAAAGCAGTCGTACAATCAGTCCACAGCACTATCTTAGGCATGTTTTAACTGAATATCCATGTGAGAATGTGAGATTAGAGGctttttaaaatttttatttatgccttttaatgacaggacagtgaagaatgacaggaagcgagtgggagagagagtcggggtgggatccggaaaggacaacggggcgggaatcaaacccaggtcgccggcgtacggtgcaggtgccccagctagtcgcgccacagctggggccagagGCATTTTTTGAGTGCCTCAGATTTTTGAAACATTATTGAACTATCTAGTCACCACCATACTGTATATTATCTCATATCCAAATTTACCAGGGACTTCCAAAGTGCGTGAAGACACAGAGGGGAGGTTCCCCTCTTATCCTCAGCTCACCTTCCCATTACTAGTATCCATTGTCTTTGGGCATAAAGATTTCCTCTAAAAACGTCACAGTTTTCTGGATTGTCACTACTACATGACAGCTGGACTGATTGCGTCATCTGGGCAAAAGTGATCCTTTTTTGgatttattggtgtgtgtgagtccatAATTACATTTTCGAAAGCCAAATTTAGCTGCATGTCCAGTGTGTGACCATGGAGGGGAAAACAGAAGGAGAACCTGCGGTAGCGGTGGCCTATACAATCACAGCATGAGAGGTTCTCTATGAATCCCCCATTTCCTCTTTTTAAACAAAGGAAAAATGTCCACACGTCGTATGTCGTCAGGGGGATGACTGAGCTGTGGTGAGTTTCATTTATGAGCTTCAGTTTCAGTTCACTCTTCTGCTTGCaaaactgacatgttttcaGAATGTTGGCAGAATGAAATGGCAccacaggaaaaaaacaaaaataatgccAAAGTACTGTGGGGTAAAGGCTTGTGAAGTACCTTTCTGGCGTTTGCAGACATGCTGAGGGCCATCAAGCCCTCAAGGTAGCTGCTGAGGCTGACGCCTTTCACTGTGATTATGGCCTCTTGTGTAAGAATGGTGCTGCAAAAAACATCATTATACAGAAATAAACAACATTTTAGCATTGTTCTATACAGACACAAAAAAATAGCTAGAGATGTCCCCAGTGAAGTGATTTCATATGTCTTACACATCAGGGTTGTCTGGGTGAGGTCTGTAAAGGAGACGTTCATCAACGGACACAAGATTGGTCAGAGTAATCTGAAGAGTGAACAAAATGTGTACAGTTAGCTGTAAAGAAGGGCAATCTTCCAGCAATTGTGTTTTTACATGTGCCACACCCATGCAATTGAGTAGTAGTTGAGTTTGTAATCACTCACATTTGTGGAGTACAGTTCCATTTTCTTGTCTTTGGGGTCCACAATGGAGAGCTCTTTCACATAGGTTACTGTTCGATTTGTCCCCAAAATCTTAAGTGCAAAAAAAGACATGATGGAAATCATTCCAACGTCATCTACAAGGAGGGTGGAGTCCTTACTACTGAAGGGAATGATGTGTGCTTCAACACAAATTATTTGTACTCAGCAATTGTCATTGTCATTCTACTAAAAGCAGACTGTAGTGTCAATAAACAAATGATTATAATATAGTAATTGCACCCTCTGTAAAGTATTTAAATGCCATATTGGGGCATACATATTTCTGACTAAAAAAAGGGAAATTATAAGATCTTGAGGTGAAGTGCTTATAATGTTAAATAAATGCTTTAATAACGTGATGAAAAAGATTTTATCTGAAACATTTAAGTTACTTTATTTAAGATTTAAATTACTTCATCTAATGATTTCATGAGAAATCGTAGACTCTCACTGACAGGCCACAAATCGCCTTACTATCCAGACACTGACCGCTCGGACGATGCCCGGTAGGCCCCACTCTGTGCTGAGCAGCCGGTGGCTGTGAAGGCGACCGTCTGTGTCCAGTTTCCTGTCCAGGACATCCACTCCCACAACGCTGGGGTTCATGGGATTGGGGTACTTCCTCATGGCTGCCTTGATCACCGTCTCCCAAGGGTAGCTATGAACACAAACGAGAACATTGGTGTTGGTGAACATTGGTGTCGGCTACCAGTCATTcgttctcatcctctcttcctgttataatgcagtgtttcccatacattgacttatatGTGGCGGCCCagcacaatatcaacattgaccaccacacaatgattttccaggttgtactaaattgtgcttaaatctggttagcatcataaccacgctgtgctaatttgttaaaaaactgttgtattcaagttaattctgcaaaccaaccaccacagtGGAATTTAATTCTGTTGGAAACACTGTAATGCATTTACTAACAATGTGTGATTCTGTGTACTAGTCCTTTGAAGTGATATATTCTCTCTGCACATGAAACTCACTTCACAGTCCTCTAATtcctatgttttgttttgttttatcctATCCTTGCCTGCTCTTTCATCTTTGTCCCCTTCTTATTATTCTAGCAGCTACCTGTCTTTAGATCCCCAGACTCTTTTAAACATTAGTTTTATTCACGGGCTCTTTTTCGCAAACTAGGCTATGTCCTTGCCATAATATTCTCTCACCACATTCTTTTCAGACAGTACTCATTTTAgtgttatacagtatataattaGAGTAAATACATTTGACATTTGTATAAGCCTACTACAATTGTTTGTCTTATAAGGCAGTTACGCTATTTTTTAGCCATATTTCTGCAGTGTTCAAATTATGTCACACATTTAAACGTATTTGTATAGATGTTTTGATACCAAGGAGACTAGCTTCTATGCGGTGTCACTGTCAGGATTACAATCACTGACAATATCTAGATGTTGAATCAGCACTGATTGCTTCCTGTCTCTCGGTGTCTTTCTGACCACATTGGATGTGCAATGCCATAGTTTTCTGACGTTATCCCACAATATCTAGCGTAAGGGTCAAGATAACTTCAGTGCCATTAGCCTCTAAGGTCCTCACATCTGTATATTTCACATTTTGGTAACGTTATTGATCATTAGTAAAACGCCAAGCAGTATTCACCCTCGAATAGCACTATCGTTCGAGGAATCTGAAACACATTCatttatcattatttatttctcaGCAATCAGAAAGTATGCCAATAATTAGTATGTCGCTAGTTCGAGTAGCATTAGCTGATTTATTCCTGCAAATAAGATGCCAGTTTCATCATAATGTACAGTATCAGGTTAAGCTTTGGTAAGCTACTTAACATTACCTGAATATATGTTCTGTACTCCAAATTTTCATGTTGCAATTTTGACTCTTGTCCTCCAAAATTTGTTGGTAGCAGGTTCGAATTCAATATACTTCAGCTACCGGTAACGACATCTTCAGCATCTTTCTCGGTGCAGGAATAATGGATCCGCCCAGGATGACGGTGACCAATGAGTGGTGAGCTCGTGCCAGTGGATGCTGCGTGAGGCTGCGTAACCCCTCCCCCTTGCACACGTCTGAAccagactgtaaaaaataggtcTGAACATGTAACTTCGGTAGtaagtattattattttacatgcAGCTATTAAATTGAATCTAAAAGAATATTTCTTGATGACCTCACACAAAAGCATTGGTCAGCTACCACACACGGAGAAGATCAGAGAAGACAACCACGGGAAAGTACATCTACAGCACGCGCAGGCATGGCAGGGACTTTCCGAAGAAGATATTTCCAAGTCCCTCCCAAAACTACAATATATCAGTAGTAGGCTAGGCTGTAGGGTTAAACCGAAGTCTTCGTTAATAACGTCTCTGGTTAAACTGTTAATGGATTAGTTAAATACAGGGATTTCTTTGTGGCATTGACGCCCACAAATGGATCTAACAGTAAACGCACCCACAAGTGGCTTCGTTGTTTCCCCTGGTAAGTAGCCAAGCTACGTTGCATTAGAACTTTACCTTTAGCTAATTTTCAATTCTAGCTTTTACCAAGgtgttagcctgggtgaacccaggcGAACCTGTTCTATTCGTTAAGacccttactgtctatggttgaaACTGAGCCTGGTGAACTCAAACTGTCAGGTTCGTTGAGACTAAGATTTAAGAAATCTGGTGTTCACTAGGCTAAGAGAAATCTTTGAATCAGATGGCTACATAGACAGTAACGTTAGGACCGAAAATATACCTAACATAATGCCATTACTTTGTTGTGACTAATTCATTAAGACATCCCCCCTCtcgttgcatgtgtgtgtgtgtgtgtgtgtgtgtgtgtgtgtgtgttgacatcaTCCTCTCGAACAGAGAAGCAATTAAGAAGTCACTTGTTCACTCTCAGTCAGTCATTACCACCCTGCTTAGTGGAGAAGATGACAACTTACCTGTTCCATACACGGACCATTACAAATCATGAAGTTGGAGTTATTACGTCTCAACCAACAGGGACGCAAAAAGCCTCCCAACTACTTCAGATCGTCTTACGGAAAGGTCGGCATGCATGCTTGCAGTTCTACCAATGCCTGGCACATTGTAATCCGGATCTGTCTGAGAAACTAACAGGTACCCCTGATATGTCGCAACTTATCTACTCTTCTGCATAAGTTGACACATTTTCCATTGAGAATATTGTAGGCCAAGGACCTAAAGGTTTAATTTTTTCCCTTGTAACATTTCTACTGTAGTTTTATGGTACTTCTATGTTTAATACTTCTTTGATGTTCTTTAATATCCTACCTCCTTACCCTCATAGTGTTCCTATAGTACAGTCTAGCACTTCTATAGTATGTCCCAAGCCCAAGATAAGATTCCTATCATATAATACTcctaagattactataatatttctGTACCTAACCACTGGAAGATTCCTTTTTTCGTAAGGGTCGAGAGTGGGGTTACTCTGCTTTAGACAGAAAATTACTGATTTGTTACTACTTTATTTAACTGCTTTATTATCTTTTATCCAGACTATACTGTATCCACACCATCAAAAACCACTGATGAACAGCCATCCAGGAACTACCTATCTACAGGTATGTTTTCCTTAGAGGACCATTTTGATCTGTCAACAGTTATTGTGATTGCATGCGCACATGACTCACCTCCTGAACAGACTCTTTACACAAGTcaggtgtgagtgtgggtgtttaTGGTGAGCCCCTTTCACTCTTAAAGGTCATTGTTAAACAGTGTTTACTTTTCTCCGCAGTGATGCCCGGAGATTACACAGAAAAGTCCACTTCTCAATTTTGCTCCTCTCCAGAGAAGAAGTTTACTCCTTACACACCAGCCTACATCATAAACATTCACAACTCAAACTTGACTCACTGTGTCATTGGGAACCAGAGTAGCCAAATAATTTCCACCGAACAGGAGCATCTTGTGGCTGAGAGACAAGACTATAGTTTACAAGGTGAGGATTGAACATTATCACATTAATGTTTTCCCTAAGTATAGGCTCTTTCAATCCGTTCCTATTGGGTTTCCAGTTTTATTGTTCAAAATCAATGCAGATAAGTTGTATTGAAAATGTATCAGGCTTTAGCGTAGTGCTCTATAAACTGTCAACtttaaagcttttttttttaacccttaGTTACTATTAATCATGTTGTTTTCTGTACCACTGGAAATGCCATGGGAAGGCACAATATtttatgtagttgaaagagtctATAGGATACAttgtttatgtatttgtatgtactTTAATGATTTGAATTAATTCAGTGAGGGCCTGTTTCAAATACAAATGTTTACAGGTGCGAATATCACTTGTGTTAAGGATAAAATGTAACTTTTTTCTAAACAGATACTGTGAGAAGCATTCCGATGTCTGGTCAGCAGAGAGCAGCAGAGATCTCTGGAGAACCTCACCATATCCAGGTGCAGGACTCGCATGTGGAGTATGTCATCATTGGCAATGAGAACTCTATGGTGGTAAACAGAACACAAAGTGGAGAAGAGGATGATAGTGAGGAATACCTCGAAAGTTCCGATGGTTGATTACAATATTCCAACCAGAAAATATACTGGATTGTGATTGGACACTCTTTTGGTTTGATTTTGCTTTCAACGGAATACTGCACAGTTTTATTAtttcatactgtactgtatatattaagAGTTCAAAGAATTCTAGATGACTGATATATCCACTATTGTGGAAATAAATTTCTTACCATAATCTAGTGGACGTCTCTCTGATTCTTCATAGAGTGTTCGATGAGAGGTATTGGCATTCATCTTGCTCAGATCTCGCCTCACTGAAAGACAGCAGCTTCCGTTGGTGGGCTGAGGTCATACTCAGACAGTCTGCCATGGTGTTGGTCAGGGATCAACATTTGGTGCACAGTGCTGCACTTTATTGCTCCtccatatatataaaaacagatGTATATTCTATCAAAATATATTATTTCCACTTCTAGTTAAGTTGACAAGGTTGATGTGAAGACATTTTCAAACAAAAGCACTGAACTGAGAAAATTCACCATTTAAAGTGGCTCAATAAACATACTTACCCCACTAGGCAAATAGACTTCTGTCACAACTATAGGAATAATaatggaataataataaaattagaCCCACTGAAAATTATATTCTGCTGTTGGTTTGATTTTGGATTTGTCCATCAGGATCACATGCAGCAGTTACCTGTTGCATCAAAATCCTGTCACGGTTGTT
Coding sequences within:
- the fbxo32 gene encoding F-box only protein 32, whose translation is MPFLGQDWRSPGQSWVKTEEGWKKSSQDEKNNNVSELKSFSKEEIYYKENLLLSLNYDVAAKKRKKDLLNNNTKIPYFYKDKWIYVHKGSTKERHGYCTLGEAFNRLDFCSAIRDTRRFNYVVRLLELIAKSQLPSLSGVAQKNYMNILERVVQKVLDDQQNVRPIKELLQTLYVSLCGLVQDMGKSVLVGNINIWVHRMENILQWQQQLDNIQINRPTTTGMTLTDLPTSLQLDIMRRLSDGRDIVSLGQVCPDLGVMSEDRLLWKNLCQYHFTDRQIRKRLMVSDKGHLEWKKMYFKMSRCYPHKEQYSDTLQFCTHCHILFWKDTDHPCTANNAESCCVPVSPQGFINLFKF
- the prelid3a gene encoding PRELI domain containing protein 3A, with the protein product MKIWSTEHIFSYPWETVIKAAMRKYPNPMNPSVVGVDVLDRKLDTDGRLHSHRLLSTEWGLPGIVRAILGTNRTVTYVKELSIVDPKDKKMELYSTNITLTNLVSVDERLLYRPHPDNPDVTILTQEAIITVKGVSLSSYLEGLMALSMSANARKGWDAIEWIIQNSEREKVPLCDLC
- the si:dkey-29h14.10 gene encoding uncharacterized protein si:dkey-29h14.10, which gives rise to MDLTVNAPTSGFVVSPEKQLRSHLFTLSQSLPPCLVEKMTTYLFHTRTITNHEVGVITSQPTGTQKASQLLQIVLRKGRHACLQFYQCLAHCNPDLSEKLTDYTVSTPSKTTDEQPSRNYLSTVMPGDYTEKSTSQFCSSPEKKFTPYTPAYIINIHNSNLTHCVIGNQSSQIISTEQEHLVAERQDYSLQDTVRSIPMSGQQRAAEISGEPHHIQVQDSHVEYVIIGNENSMVVNRTQSGEEDDSEEYLESSDG